In Xanthomonas theicola, a single genomic region encodes these proteins:
- a CDS encoding TonB-dependent receptor, with the protein MPTHHLLSAAILAALLSPPAARAADAPVDGAATDARQLDTVSVIGQGETRQVQRITRQDVAVLPPGTSIQKLLNRIPGVNVQSNDAFGANEESQTVSLRGFNGTRLGYTLDGLPLGDNAYGNYNGLNISRALIAENFGGVELASGIGNLGTASTSNLGGTAQYFSDDPSTETGVRLAQTVGSDQNRRTYLRLDSGEHNGFSAYLSGIYASADMWAKPESPTHTAQFNGKGVYQFDGGKITAFVDTSRTSQADYAYLSKSGLHRGLGWDWNLYAPDWQRALAAAYCAPATRDASRCGYSGGVDNIDDAYYQSRALRNDELYYLAGDFQPSDAVSVHTQVYHHQNEGQGHWWSPGQASNPGTPQALPISIRSTNYTINRTGGIASLGWDLGPHHLEAGVWYERNKHHVERNFYWIDGPIDDDLFLSGPDRRLFSQDYVITTKQAYLQGTFKLLDERLTLDVGAKSPHTTMTARETPGLAVESPVANGTLKAGEALLPQAGVSYRLAEGQEVFASYAENIAAFQGGGAGGPLLVTQASFDASVGALEPEKSKTFEAGYRLVRDQFEASLVGYDVSFDNRLLSLNPCPSIQQGTTPACTTRFFNVGSVSSRGGELTFIWKPSAHLQWYNSASINRSTYDDDYVQNGVTIPTAGKSTVDTPKRMFTSEISWHYNGWNANLRGKYTGQRYYTYTNDQGFGGYTAFDAGTGYDFGAVSFLQDLTLSLNVTNLTDKRYASNLTAFSNSDPNGRSLAFHASAPRQVFLTLDARF; encoded by the coding sequence ATGCCTACCCATCACTTGCTGAGCGCGGCGATCCTCGCCGCGTTGCTGTCGCCGCCGGCGGCGCGCGCGGCGGACGCGCCGGTCGACGGCGCAGCGACCGACGCCCGCCAACTCGATACGGTCTCGGTGATCGGCCAGGGCGAAACCCGCCAGGTGCAGCGCATCACCCGCCAGGACGTGGCGGTGCTGCCGCCGGGCACCAGCATCCAGAAGCTGCTCAACCGCATTCCCGGCGTCAACGTGCAGTCCAACGACGCGTTCGGCGCCAACGAGGAATCGCAGACGGTGAGCCTGCGCGGCTTCAACGGCACGCGCCTGGGCTATACGCTGGACGGCCTGCCGCTGGGCGACAACGCCTACGGCAACTACAACGGGCTGAACATCAGCCGTGCGCTGATCGCCGAGAACTTCGGCGGGGTGGAGCTGGCTTCGGGCATCGGCAACCTGGGCACCGCCTCCACCAGCAACCTCGGCGGCACCGCGCAGTATTTCTCGGACGATCCGTCCACCGAGACCGGCGTGCGCCTGGCGCAGACCGTCGGCTCGGACCAGAACCGCCGCACCTACCTGCGCCTGGACAGCGGCGAGCACAACGGTTTCTCGGCGTACCTGTCCGGGATCTATGCCAGTGCCGACATGTGGGCCAAACCGGAATCGCCGACCCACACCGCGCAGTTCAACGGCAAGGGCGTGTACCAGTTCGACGGCGGCAAGATCACCGCCTTCGTCGATACCTCGCGCACCTCGCAGGCCGACTACGCCTACCTGTCCAAGAGCGGCCTGCACCGCGGCCTGGGCTGGGACTGGAACCTGTACGCGCCGGACTGGCAGCGCGCGCTGGCCGCCGCCTACTGCGCGCCGGCCACCCGCGATGCCAGTCGCTGCGGCTACAGCGGCGGCGTGGACAACATCGACGACGCGTACTACCAGAGCCGCGCGCTGCGCAACGACGAGCTGTACTACCTGGCCGGCGACTTCCAGCCCTCCGACGCGGTGAGCGTGCACACCCAGGTCTACCACCACCAGAACGAAGGCCAGGGCCACTGGTGGTCGCCGGGCCAGGCCTCGAACCCGGGCACGCCGCAGGCGCTGCCGATCTCGATCCGCAGCACCAACTACACCATCAACCGCACCGGCGGTATCGCCTCGCTGGGCTGGGACCTGGGGCCGCACCACCTGGAAGCCGGCGTGTGGTACGAGCGCAACAAGCACCACGTGGAGCGCAACTTCTACTGGATCGACGGCCCGATCGACGACGACCTGTTCCTCAGCGGCCCGGACCGCCGGCTGTTCTCGCAGGACTACGTGATCACCACCAAGCAGGCCTACCTGCAGGGCACCTTCAAGCTGCTCGACGAGCGCCTGACCCTGGACGTGGGCGCGAAGAGCCCGCACACCACGATGACCGCGCGCGAGACGCCGGGGCTCGCGGTGGAGTCGCCGGTCGCCAACGGCACGCTGAAGGCCGGCGAAGCGCTGCTGCCGCAGGCCGGGGTGAGCTATCGCCTGGCCGAAGGCCAGGAAGTGTTCGCGTCCTATGCCGAGAACATCGCCGCGTTCCAGGGCGGCGGCGCCGGCGGCCCGCTGCTGGTGACCCAGGCCTCGTTCGACGCCAGCGTCGGCGCGCTGGAGCCGGAGAAGTCGAAGACCTTCGAGGCCGGCTACCGGCTGGTGCGCGACCAGTTCGAGGCCTCGCTGGTCGGCTACGACGTCAGCTTCGACAACCGCCTGCTCTCGCTCAACCCCTGCCCGAGCATCCAGCAGGGCACCACGCCGGCGTGCACCACGCGCTTCTTCAACGTCGGCTCGGTCAGCAGCCGCGGCGGCGAGCTGACCTTCATCTGGAAGCCGAGCGCACACCTGCAGTGGTACAACTCGGCCTCGATCAACCGCTCCACCTACGACGACGACTACGTGCAGAACGGCGTGACCATCCCCACCGCCGGCAAGTCCACGGTGGACACGCCCAAGCGCATGTTCACCAGCGAGATCAGCTGGCACTACAACGGCTGGAACGCGAACCTGCGCGGCAAGTACACCGGCCAGCGCTATTACACCTACACCAACGACCAGGGCTTCGGCGGCTATACCGCGTTCGACGCCGGCACCGGCTACGATTTCGGCGCGGTGTCGTTCCTGCAGGACCTGACGCTGTCGCTCAACGTGACCAACCTCACCGACAAGCGCTACGCCTCCAACCTCACCGCGTTCAGCAACAGCGATCCGAACGGGCGTTCGCTGGCGTTCCATGCCAGCGCGCCGCGGCAGGTGTTCCTGACGCTGGACGCACGCTTCTGA